One window from the genome of Cucumis melo cultivar AY chromosome 12, USDA_Cmelo_AY_1.0, whole genome shotgun sequence encodes:
- the LOC103501749 gene encoding trihelix transcription factor GT-2 isoform X2, translating to MDLFTADHRIPTSDNFPQHVAPFPDPTDLLYAAPSAVFPPTDIINHLSNPPPPPQKLRPIRCNGRSPAGSQAENIFDGALRSFQCVSSSPEGGFSGDQLCVANIDPCQYFDSLAKDEKPEVKHNGSFGDIIANDYFSEEETKNGGSGAAIAAENLSRSREEPQLDNDSCSTSDGGDAVFSSKKHLSHKRKRTRRSLEHFVEKLVLKVMHKQEEMHMQLIDMIERKEKERTVREEAWKQREIERIKRDEELRAQETSRSLAIISLIQNLLGNEIQISRPVENQCTEDDGGESSIQKELKCDPSGRRWPQAEVQSLISLRTSLEHKFRATGSKGSIWEEISIEMQKMGYKRSAKKCKEKWENMNKYFKRTIVTGKASIANDIICAPIVTKRNVKFSVRCQQEMRE from the exons ATGGACCTCTTCACCGCCGACCACCGGATACCCACCTCCGACAACTTCCCACAGCACGTTGCTCCATTTCCTGATCCCACCGACCTCCTCTACGCTGCTCCATCCGCTGTATTCCCCCCTACCGACATCATCAACCACCTCTCCAACCCTCCACCGCCGCCGCAGAAGCTCCGTCCCATCCGCTGCAACGGTAGGTCCCCCGCCGGTTCTCAGGCCGAAAACATCTTCGATGGAGCCCTAAGGAGTTTCCAATGCGTTTCTTCGTCGCCTGAGGGTGGTTTTTCTGGGGATCAGCTCTGTGTGGCTAATATTGACCCGTGTCAGTACTTCGACTCCTTGGCGAAAGATGAAAAGCCCGAAGTCAAGCATAATGGCAGCTTCGGCGATATCATTGCAAACGATTACTTCTCGGAGGAAGAGACGAAGAACGGCGGATCCGGTGCTGCTATTGCTGCGGAGAATTTGAGCCGGAGCCGTGAAGAACCTCAATTGGACAACGATTCGTG CTCAACTTCAGATGGTGGTGATGCTGTTTTTAGCAGCAAAAAGCATTTAAGCCATAAGAGAAAGAGAACAAGAAGGTCGCTCGAGCATTTTGTGGAAAAATTGGTACTGAAGGTCATGCATAAACAGGAGGAGATGCATATGCAGTTAATAGATATGATAGAAAGGAAGGAGAAAGAGAGAACAGTAAGAGAAGAAGCTTGGAAGCAGAGAGAGATTGAAAGAATTAAAAGGGATGAGGAGTTAAGAGCCCAAGAAACCTCTCGCAGTTTAGCAATTATTTCCTTGATCCAAAATTTGCTGGGCAATGAAATTCAAATCTCCCGACCAGTGGAAAACCAATGTACAGAAGATGATGGAGGTGAAAGCAGCATCCAGAAGGAGCTAAAATGTGATCCAAGTGGAAGGAGATGGCCTCAGGCTGAAGTACAATCTTTGATATCTCTTCGAACATCACTGGAACATAAATTCCGTGCTACAGGCTCGAAAGGATCGATATGGGAGGAGATATCAATTGAGATGCAGAAGATGGGTTACAAGCGTTCAGCAAAGAAGTGCAAAGAAAAATGGGAAAATATGaacaaatatttcaaaaggACCATTGTAACTGGGAAGGCTAGTATTGCAAATG ACATTATTTGTGCCCCTATAGTGACCAAAAGAAATGTCAAGTTTTCAGTTCGATGTCAGCAGGAAATGAGGGAGTAG
- the LOC103501749 gene encoding trihelix transcription factor GTL1 isoform X1: MDLFTADHRIPTSDNFPQHVAPFPDPTDLLYAAPSAVFPPTDIINHLSNPPPPPQKLRPIRCNGRSPAGSQAENIFDGALRSFQCVSSSPEGGFSGDQLCVANIDPCQYFDSLAKDEKPEVKHNGSFGDIIANDYFSEEETKNGGSGAAIAAENLSRSREEPQLDNDSCSTSDGGDAVFSSKKHLSHKRKRTRRSLEHFVEKLVLKVMHKQEEMHMQLIDMIERKEKERTVREEAWKQREIERIKRDEELRAQETSRSLAIISLIQNLLGNEIQISRPVENQCTEDDGGESSIQKELKCDPSGRRWPQAEVQSLISLRTSLEHKFRATGSKGSIWEEISIEMQKMGYKRSAKKCKEKWENMNKYFKRTIVTGKASIANGKTCPYFQELDILYRNGVVNTGAVFDSTNTENNSKAERSIDPFHEDAFVEGEREHIKQEQALDMTLFVPL; the protein is encoded by the exons ATGGACCTCTTCACCGCCGACCACCGGATACCCACCTCCGACAACTTCCCACAGCACGTTGCTCCATTTCCTGATCCCACCGACCTCCTCTACGCTGCTCCATCCGCTGTATTCCCCCCTACCGACATCATCAACCACCTCTCCAACCCTCCACCGCCGCCGCAGAAGCTCCGTCCCATCCGCTGCAACGGTAGGTCCCCCGCCGGTTCTCAGGCCGAAAACATCTTCGATGGAGCCCTAAGGAGTTTCCAATGCGTTTCTTCGTCGCCTGAGGGTGGTTTTTCTGGGGATCAGCTCTGTGTGGCTAATATTGACCCGTGTCAGTACTTCGACTCCTTGGCGAAAGATGAAAAGCCCGAAGTCAAGCATAATGGCAGCTTCGGCGATATCATTGCAAACGATTACTTCTCGGAGGAAGAGACGAAGAACGGCGGATCCGGTGCTGCTATTGCTGCGGAGAATTTGAGCCGGAGCCGTGAAGAACCTCAATTGGACAACGATTCGTG CTCAACTTCAGATGGTGGTGATGCTGTTTTTAGCAGCAAAAAGCATTTAAGCCATAAGAGAAAGAGAACAAGAAGGTCGCTCGAGCATTTTGTGGAAAAATTGGTACTGAAGGTCATGCATAAACAGGAGGAGATGCATATGCAGTTAATAGATATGATAGAAAGGAAGGAGAAAGAGAGAACAGTAAGAGAAGAAGCTTGGAAGCAGAGAGAGATTGAAAGAATTAAAAGGGATGAGGAGTTAAGAGCCCAAGAAACCTCTCGCAGTTTAGCAATTATTTCCTTGATCCAAAATTTGCTGGGCAATGAAATTCAAATCTCCCGACCAGTGGAAAACCAATGTACAGAAGATGATGGAGGTGAAAGCAGCATCCAGAAGGAGCTAAAATGTGATCCAAGTGGAAGGAGATGGCCTCAGGCTGAAGTACAATCTTTGATATCTCTTCGAACATCACTGGAACATAAATTCCGTGCTACAGGCTCGAAAGGATCGATATGGGAGGAGATATCAATTGAGATGCAGAAGATGGGTTACAAGCGTTCAGCAAAGAAGTGCAAAGAAAAATGGGAAAATATGaacaaatatttcaaaaggACCATTGTAACTGGGAAGGCTAGTATTGCAAATGGTAAGACAtgtccatattttcaagaattaGATATTCTTTATAGAAATGGAGTGGTAAATACTGGAGCTGTCTTTGATAGTACAAATACTGAAAATAATTCCAAGGCTGAAAGAAGTATAGATCCTTTTCATGAAGATGCTTTTGTAGAAGGTGAAAGAGAGCATATAAAACAGGAGCAGGCATTGGACATG ACATTATTTGTGCCCCTATAG